A single region of the Bacteroidales bacterium genome encodes:
- a CDS encoding alpha-1,2-fucosyltransferase, with amino-acid sequence MIVVKLIGGLGNQLFQYALGRHLAIKNNTLLKLDLSFLRARPENADYIFRDYELNVFKINENFATDKEIAKYHTMSKATKGLNKIIQKIMQYKIVNEKEPFVYDEEILNSPKKSLLCGFWQNEKYFSEIENIIRKEFAFKQNPDSINLKSIEKIKSTESISIHIRRYNPASDIYHGLCDMEYYEKAIKVISQKSSNPYFYIFSDDISWCKKNFKSENHTFDFIEHNADRSYEDLRLMLNCKHHIIANSTFSWWGAWLCANKDKIIIAPQKWLNTDKYQTKELFLQNWIKL; translated from the coding sequence ATGATTGTTGTTAAATTAATAGGTGGTCTCGGAAATCAATTGTTTCAATACGCTTTGGGCAGACATTTGGCAATTAAAAATAACACTTTGCTAAAACTTGATTTGAGTTTTCTCAGAGCCAGACCGGAAAACGCAGATTATATTTTTAGGGATTATGAATTAAATGTTTTCAAAATAAACGAAAATTTCGCAACAGATAAAGAAATTGCAAAATATCATACTATGTCAAAAGCCACAAAGGGCTTAAATAAGATTATTCAAAAAATAATGCAATATAAAATCGTGAATGAAAAAGAACCTTTTGTATATGATGAAGAAATTTTAAATTCTCCAAAAAAATCACTTTTATGCGGTTTTTGGCAAAATGAAAAATATTTTTCGGAAATTGAAAATATTATCAGAAAAGAATTTGCTTTCAAACAAAATCCCGATTCAATAAATTTAAAATCTATTGAAAAAATAAAATCCACAGAATCTATAAGTATTCACATCAGAAGATACAATCCTGCTTCAGATATATATCATGGACTATGCGATATGGAATATTATGAAAAAGCAATAAAGGTTATATCTCAAAAATCATCCAATCCATACTTTTACATATTTTCAGACGACATTAGCTGGTGCAAGAAAAATTTCAAATCAGAAAATCATACATTTGATTTTATTGAACATAATGCAGATAGAAGTTACGAAGACCTGAGATTAATGCTCAATTGCAAGCATCATATTATTGCAAACAGCACATTCAGTTGGTGGGGAGCATGGTTATGTGCAAATAAAGATAAAATAATTATTGCTCCTCAAAAATGGTTAAATACCGATAAATATCAAACAAAAGAATTATTTTTACAAAACTGGATAAAACTATAA
- a CDS encoding glycosyltransferase: MINEGISVAVCCYNSEKRLPHTLKHLFNQKVDLNFKWEIIIINNNSSDNTKEAALKSYKDSGGNIPFSVVYEFRQGLIFAREKAFEAAKYNFVCFVDDDNYLDENYIKTAFDIMSKNSEIAVLGGYSEPIAEIDFPEWFSKFKNAYAIGKQNTFSGDITKIKGYVYGAGFIVNKKCWNYIKAKGFRCFTTGRKGKSFSSGEDVEICIAMQIAGYKIWYDENLKLKHFTPNERLTATYLKKFYKGNGKTYPLLNIYKYYLYYDTHPSEYLKLPLWFDRFLFMLKDFQKYFNFFLFKNKLSIEHFEAVEYFEELKSLLKINFRLKKHYSEILELKRNLQRK, encoded by the coding sequence ATGATTAACGAAGGAATATCAGTTGCAGTTTGTTGTTACAACAGCGAAAAGCGTTTACCTCATACTTTGAAACATTTATTCAATCAAAAGGTTGATTTAAATTTCAAATGGGAAATTATTATTATAAACAATAATTCTTCTGACAATACGAAAGAAGCGGCTTTAAAGTCATATAAAGATTCCGGCGGTAATATTCCCTTTTCAGTTGTTTATGAATTTAGACAGGGACTAATTTTTGCGAGAGAAAAAGCATTTGAAGCTGCAAAATATAATTTTGTTTGCTTTGTTGATGATGACAATTATCTTGACGAAAATTATATTAAAACTGCGTTCGATATCATGAGCAAAAACAGCGAAATTGCTGTTTTGGGTGGGTATAGTGAACCAATTGCCGAAATTGATTTTCCCGAATGGTTCAGCAAATTCAAGAACGCTTATGCTATAGGAAAACAAAATACATTTTCAGGCGATATAACAAAAATAAAAGGATATGTTTACGGTGCCGGCTTCATTGTAAATAAAAAATGCTGGAACTATATAAAAGCAAAAGGATTCAGATGCTTTACAACTGGCAGAAAAGGAAAAAGTTTTTCTTCAGGTGAAGATGTTGAAATTTGTATTGCAATGCAAATTGCAGGATATAAAATATGGTATGATGAAAACCTTAAATTAAAACATTTTACTCCGAATGAAAGATTAACCGCAACATATTTAAAAAAATTTTATAAAGGAAATGGAAAAACATACCCTCTCTTAAATATTTACAAATATTATCTCTATTATGACACTCATCCCTCGGAATATCTGAAGCTACCTTTATGGTTTGACAGGTTTTTATTTATGCTAAAAGATTTTCAGAAATACTTTAATTTCTTTTTATTTAAAAACAAGTTAAGTATCGAACATTTTGAGGCAGTAGAATATTTCGAAGAATTAAAATCGCTTTTAAAAATAAATTTCAGATTAAAAAAGCATTATTCTGAAATTCTTGAATTAAAAAGAAATTTACAAAGGAAATGA
- a CDS encoding methyltransferase domain-containing protein — protein MKIIKKIFLFFDVILWNVPTKYYEKYKFNKKLKNAKNKINEFIKNNKIPKLQIGTGGKSHFIDGWLNTCICDSGKTIYLDATKSFPIENNKFDYIFSEHFIEHITFEQAVFHLNECFRILKHGGKIRIVTPNLEALTILHNNNNITEIQKKYLENTYEMWLKSNDFPKQSELFDVFTINNFFYSWGHKFIYDLKTLKYVINKCGFRKIKQCKIGSSEDDNLNGIETHHLDTSIEMNNYESIVVEAIK, from the coding sequence ATGAAAATTATAAAAAAAATATTTTTATTTTTTGATGTTATTTTATGGAATGTTCCAACAAAATATTATGAGAAATATAAATTTAATAAAAAGCTTAAAAATGCAAAAAATAAAATTAATGAATTTATCAAAAACAACAAGATTCCGAAGCTTCAAATAGGTACTGGAGGAAAATCCCATTTTATTGATGGATGGCTGAATACCTGTATTTGTGATTCTGGGAAAACAATTTATCTTGATGCTACCAAATCATTCCCGATTGAAAATAATAAGTTCGACTATATTTTCTCTGAACATTTTATTGAACATATTACGTTTGAACAAGCTGTATTTCATTTAAATGAATGTTTCAGGATTCTAAAACATGGAGGTAAAATAAGAATTGTTACCCCTAATCTTGAAGCATTAACAATTCTTCACAATAACAATAATATTACTGAAATTCAAAAAAAATATTTAGAAAATACTTATGAAATGTGGTTGAAATCTAATGATTTTCCTAAACAGAGTGAACTTTTTGATGTTTTTACTATTAATAATTTTTTTTATAGCTGGGGTCATAAATTTATTTATGATTTAAAAACTTTGAAATACGTAATAAATAAATGCGGTTTTAGGAAAATTAAACAATGTAAAATTGGTTCCAGCGAAGACGATAATTTAAATGGCATAGAAACTCATCATCTTGATACTTCAATAGAAATGAATAATTATGAAAGTATTGTTGTAGAAGCTATAAAATGA
- a CDS encoding alpha-1,2-fucosyltransferase, with the protein MIIVKLQGGIGNQMFQYAIGKHIAILNNMELKLDISSFEKDSLNRKYELHNFNISESIASEKEIKKIINKRFFAFSQNNTIIKQRFFEYDAEVLKKYNNNIYLDGFWQSEKYFFQIKNIIQKEFTLKYANDFNKNFEHILNKTETLNSVAVHVRRGDYVNSKFGQNNYRNIHSEGYYKKAFEIISKKTSAPVYFMFSDDIEWCKNEFKKIKDLIFIESHKPHEDLILMSLCKHQITANSSFSWWAAWLNNNPYKTIIATDKWFYNNWNTINLISENWTKI; encoded by the coding sequence ATGATAATAGTTAAACTTCAAGGCGGAATAGGCAATCAAATGTTCCAATATGCGATAGGAAAACATATTGCAATATTGAACAATATGGAATTAAAGCTTGATATTTCTTCATTTGAAAAAGATTCTCTAAACAGAAAATACGAACTGCATAATTTTAATATTTCAGAAAGTATTGCTTCAGAAAAGGAAATTAAAAAAATTATTAATAAAAGGTTTTTTGCTTTTTCACAAAACAACACTATAATAAAGCAACGATTTTTTGAATACGATGCTGAAGTATTGAAAAAATACAATAACAACATTTACCTTGACGGTTTTTGGCAAAGCGAAAAATATTTCTTTCAAATTAAAAATATCATACAAAAAGAATTTACATTAAAATACGCAAATGACTTCAACAAAAATTTCGAACATATTTTAAATAAAACCGAAACCCTCAATTCTGTTGCAGTTCACGTTCGCCGCGGCGACTATGTGAATTCAAAATTCGGACAAAATAATTACCGAAACATTCACTCTGAAGGATATTATAAAAAAGCATTTGAAATAATTTCAAAAAAAACATCCGCTCCCGTTTATTTTATGTTTTCAGATGATATCGAATGGTGCAAGAATGAATTTAAAAAAATAAAAGATTTAATTTTTATCGAATCCCATAAACCTCATGAAGACCTTATATTAATGAGCTTATGCAAACATCAGATAACAGCAAACAGTTCGTTCAGCTGGTGGGCGGCATGGCTGAATAATAATCCTTATAAAACTATTATAGCTACTGATAAATGGTTTTATAATAACTGGAATACAATTAATTTAATATCCGAAAATTGGACAAAAATTTAA
- a CDS encoding beta-1,6-N-acetylglucosaminyltransferase, which translates to MKLVYLILAHKEPEQLFRLLSRLSSDDTIFVIHFCKKSSNKIFREIKNKYCNHKNVFFCKRGNGAWGEVGIVKAVFHSIVLLNEKNINYDYFNVISAQDYPLKSNENIKKYFKDNYGKQFLKYWKMLPAENGEYAEEQIWKEFGVRRIEKRRMKIFGKYFYIPDNHYMPHNFFVNLKIFIFEIPKKIGEKTLKTDLMNFILSAIFPKHRNFPEGIEPYGGSQWWSVTKDCAEYILEFYKKNKFLIRFYKRTLLSDEMFAATCLMNSRYKSEIVNDNLRYIVFNENSSHPKTFTINDFEELMNSKKLFARKFETNIDNEILKLIDKTS; encoded by the coding sequence ATGAAACTTGTTTATTTAATATTAGCACATAAAGAACCCGAACAATTATTTCGTTTGCTCTCACGTCTTTCTTCGGATGATACGATTTTTGTGATACACTTTTGTAAAAAATCTTCCAATAAAATATTTAGAGAAATAAAAAATAAATATTGCAATCACAAAAATGTATTTTTCTGTAAAAGGGGAAATGGGGCTTGGGGCGAGGTAGGAATTGTTAAAGCGGTATTTCATTCCATAGTGCTATTAAATGAAAAAAATATAAATTATGATTATTTTAATGTTATAAGTGCTCAGGATTATCCTTTGAAATCAAATGAAAACATTAAGAAATATTTTAAGGATAACTATGGAAAACAGTTTTTGAAATACTGGAAAATGTTACCTGCTGAAAATGGCGAATATGCCGAAGAGCAAATATGGAAAGAGTTTGGTGTAAGAAGAATTGAAAAGCGACGAATGAAAATTTTCGGCAAATATTTTTATATTCCCGATAATCATTATATGCCACACAATTTTTTTGTGAATCTGAAAATTTTTATTTTCGAGATCCCAAAAAAAATCGGAGAAAAGACATTAAAAACAGATTTGATGAATTTTATTTTAAGTGCTATTTTTCCAAAGCATCGTAATTTTCCTGAAGGCATTGAACCTTATGGTGGCAGTCAATGGTGGAGCGTAACAAAAGATTGTGCTGAATATATTCTGGAATTTTATAAAAAAAATAAATTTCTTATAAGATTTTATAAACGTACGTTGCTTTCTGATGAAATGTTTGCAGCAACCTGCCTCATGAATTCGAGATATAAAAGTGAAATTGTAAATGACAATTTAAGATATATTGTTTTTAATGAAAATAGTTCACATCCAAAAACATTTACAATAAATGATTTTGAGGAATTAATGAATTCAAAAAAACTTTTCGCAAGAAAATTTGAAACAAATATTGATAATGAAATATTGAAATTAATTGATAAAACATCTTGA
- a CDS encoding family 6 glucosyltransferase, with amino-acid sequence MPSNLFNRKKKTKVGILYLCTGKYDLFFKKFYYTCEKYFLRNCEKHYFIFTDSKLHFPGNKRIHKIFQEHLGWPNMALKRYHIFINCLNLFEEFDYLFFCNANLVFINYIDEEILPKKEGLLAVKHPHSYGTERKDFLYEKNPLSTAYINDNEGEYYFMSGFIGGKTENFIELIKTIKQNTDKDLEKNIIAAWHDESHWNRYLIGKNAKILDYFYCAAEGMTTRNFTKIIIIDKRNYGGHKYLRQ; translated from the coding sequence ATGCCAAGTAATTTATTTAATAGAAAGAAAAAAACAAAAGTAGGAATACTATATCTATGTACAGGAAAATATGATTTATTTTTTAAAAAGTTCTATTATACCTGTGAAAAATATTTTTTAAGAAACTGCGAAAAACATTATTTCATCTTTACCGATTCCAAATTACATTTCCCCGGAAACAAAAGGATTCACAAGATTTTTCAGGAGCATCTTGGTTGGCCGAACATGGCATTAAAAAGATATCATATATTTATTAATTGTTTAAATTTATTTGAAGAATTTGATTACCTCTTTTTTTGTAATGCAAATTTAGTTTTCATTAATTATATTGATGAAGAAATTCTGCCGAAAAAAGAAGGTCTGCTTGCTGTTAAGCATCCACATTCATATGGTACAGAAAGAAAAGATTTTCTTTATGAAAAAAATCCCTTATCTACTGCTTATATTAATGATAATGAAGGCGAATATTATTTCATGTCAGGATTTATTGGAGGAAAAACAGAAAATTTTATTGAATTAATTAAAACCATAAAACAAAATACAGATAAGGATTTAGAAAAAAATATTATTGCAGCATGGCACGATGAGTCACATTGGAATAGATATTTAATAGGTAAGAATGCTAAAATTCTTGATTATTTTTATTGTGCGGCAGAGGGTATGACAACACGTAACTTCACGAAAATAATAATTATCGACAAACGTAACTATGGTGGACATAAATATTTGAGACAATAG
- a CDS encoding methyltransferase domain-containing protein, translating into MEQKFLDILCCPITKQSLYLETTKLFDNGTVEEGFLTTKNKEYKYPILKGIPRFVSKENYAKSFGFEWKKWALVQYESENIGKPMENWTTKMFEKITSLPDEYFKNKLIIDFGCGGGRFIDVVRKKGGTVVGIDMSLAVEPAKEYFINDKNVLIIQGDILNPPFKENAFDMGYAIGVLHHTPNPFSAFKELHKTLKKGAYLACCVYTKKGYYDFKSVRRFRKLIQITRFLFGYNLAILYAKFSATFLFKYFPYFSKVPKYGGDKIKYYLEQNWFPVLYLPDKRWRILDVFDSITPKYASAHTEEEVFSWYTNTNCSDIKNTDFFKSSFSGIK; encoded by the coding sequence ATGGAACAAAAATTTTTAGATATTCTATGTTGCCCTATCACCAAACAATCACTATACCTTGAAACAACTAAATTATTTGATAATGGCACAGTAGAGGAAGGATTTTTAACAACAAAAAATAAAGAATATAAATACCCTATTTTAAAAGGTATTCCAAGATTTGTATCAAAAGAAAATTATGCAAAAAGTTTCGGATTTGAATGGAAAAAATGGGCTTTAGTTCAATACGAATCAGAGAATATTGGAAAACCAATGGAAAATTGGACAACAAAAATGTTCGAGAAAATAACAAGCTTGCCAGATGAATATTTTAAAAATAAATTAATAATTGATTTCGGATGCGGCGGCGGAAGATTTATAGATGTAGTTAGAAAAAAAGGAGGAACTGTTGTTGGAATAGATATGAGCTTGGCAGTTGAGCCGGCGAAAGAATATTTTATAAATGACAAAAATGTTTTAATAATACAAGGCGATATTTTGAATCCGCCATTTAAAGAGAATGCATTTGATATGGGGTACGCTATAGGAGTATTGCATCATACACCTAATCCATTTTCTGCATTTAAAGAACTACATAAAACATTAAAAAAAGGAGCATATTTGGCATGTTGTGTGTATACAAAAAAAGGATATTACGACTTTAAATCAGTCCGAAGATTCAGAAAACTTATTCAAATCACCAGATTTTTATTCGGTTACAATCTGGCAATATTATACGCTAAGTTTTCCGCAACATTTCTTTTCAAGTATTTCCCTTACTTTTCAAAAGTACCAAAATATGGAGGAGACAAAATAAAATATTATTTAGAACAGAACTGGTTTCCTGTACTGTATCTGCCTGATAAGAGATGGAGGATTTTGGATGTATTCGATTCCATAACTCCTAAATATGCATCAGCTCATACCGAAGAGGAAGTATTTTCGTGGTACACTAATACTAACTGTTCCGACATTAAAAATACTGATTTTTTTAAATCATCTTTTTCGGGTATCAAATAA
- the asnB gene encoding asparagine synthase (glutamine-hydrolyzing), translated as MCGIAGIVVNNSKEYTEHLKKMLSIINHRGPDNEGFLHFDNCLLGHTRLSIIDLFTGNQPMLNNNKNTGITFNGEIYGFDEIKKKIKDYNFKTKSDTEVILALHEKYGTKMLQYLPGAFSFAIWDNNEKQLFCARDRFGEKPFYYALGKNNELIFASEIKSILSTNLVSPELDIDSLVHYLKHLYVHPQKTIYKNIHTIPPAHCLIYKEGNLIIEKYWHLPQTNEKIKFNDAVSQFTELFDKAVNKCMVADVPVGIFLSGGVDSSSIVASASQFSNNVHTFSCGFGEAINELPFAKEIAKKYKTNHVELQVKESNIAELILEMQNIYDEPFADSSNIPTYLISKEAKKYVKVILGGDGGDELLAGYSFWYRRIFKLERALNRKISYFEFMHLIDKFNYKFKLNLPLSNYYEQLKLKKDFKTIQDLYNITNLYFYDSEISSILKNNNSKTEAKKVDSLNDVLFEDIQNYLPGDILTKTDRASLSNSLELRTPFLEINFAEFCISLPLSFKMNTEKDKLIMRKAFADRLTPSILNRRKQGFGAPVEIWLKNKDVVQLKEKFLKNQNSKIYSIFDYKNTMTCYSEDNYKTWILLILSIWFEKQNFSTTND; from the coding sequence ATGTGCGGAATAGCAGGTATAGTTGTAAATAATTCAAAGGAGTATACTGAGCATTTGAAGAAAATGCTCAGCATAATTAATCATCGTGGTCCTGATAACGAAGGTTTTTTGCACTTTGATAATTGTTTACTGGGGCACACGCGCCTGAGCATAATCGACCTTTTCACCGGCAATCAACCAATGCTGAACAATAATAAAAATACCGGTATAACTTTCAACGGTGAAATATATGGTTTCGATGAAATAAAAAAAAAAATTAAAGATTATAATTTTAAAACAAAATCCGATACCGAAGTAATTCTTGCATTGCATGAAAAATACGGAACAAAAATGCTTCAATATCTTCCCGGTGCTTTCTCTTTTGCTATTTGGGACAATAACGAAAAACAATTATTTTGTGCAAGAGACAGATTCGGCGAAAAACCTTTCTATTACGCTTTAGGAAAAAATAACGAACTGATTTTTGCATCAGAAATCAAATCAATACTATCGACAAATCTTGTATCTCCGGAATTAGATATTGACTCTCTTGTTCATTATTTAAAACATTTATATGTTCACCCTCAAAAAACTATTTATAAAAATATTCATACCATACCCCCGGCTCATTGTTTAATATATAAAGAAGGAAATTTAATCATTGAAAAATATTGGCATTTACCCCAAACAAATGAAAAAATAAAATTCAATGATGCAGTTTCACAATTCACTGAATTATTTGACAAAGCCGTAAATAAATGCATGGTTGCTGACGTCCCTGTTGGAATATTCTTAAGCGGCGGTGTTGATTCATCAAGCATTGTAGCTTCAGCAAGTCAATTCAGCAACAATGTTCATACTTTCTCATGCGGATTCGGTGAAGCTATTAATGAATTGCCTTTTGCAAAAGAAATTGCGAAAAAATACAAAACAAATCATGTTGAATTGCAGGTTAAAGAAAGTAATATAGCCGAACTAATATTGGAAATGCAGAATATTTATGACGAGCCATTTGCCGATTCTTCAAATATTCCAACCTACCTGATTTCAAAAGAAGCTAAAAAATATGTTAAAGTTATCTTGGGAGGTGACGGTGGCGACGAACTTTTAGCCGGTTACTCTTTTTGGTATAGAAGAATTTTTAAATTGGAAAGAGCATTGAATAGAAAAATCAGTTACTTTGAATTCATGCATTTAATTGATAAATTTAATTATAAGTTTAAATTAAATCTCCCTTTATCCAATTATTACGAGCAACTTAAATTAAAGAAGGATTTCAAAACAATTCAGGATTTATATAATATTACAAATTTATATTTTTATGACTCGGAAATTTCAAGTATTCTTAAAAATAATAATTCTAAAACTGAAGCAAAAAAAGTTGACTCTTTGAATGATGTCTTGTTTGAAGATATTCAGAATTATTTACCGGGAGATATTTTAACTAAAACAGACAGAGCTTCTTTATCAAATAGTTTGGAATTGCGAACACCTTTCTTAGAAATTAATTTTGCTGAATTTTGCATATCTTTACCTTTAAGTTTTAAAATGAATACCGAAAAAGACAAATTGATAATGCGTAAGGCATTTGCTGATAGATTAACTCCATCAATTTTAAACAGAAGAAAACAAGGTTTCGGTGCTCCGGTAGAAATATGGTTAAAAAACAAAGATGTTGTTCAATTAAAAGAAAAATTTCTGAAAAATCAAAATTCTAAAATATATTCTATTTTTGATTATAAAAATACAATGACTTGTTATAGCGAAGATAATTACAAAACATGGATATTACTGATTTTATCTATTTGGTTTGAAAAGCAAAATTTTTCCACAACAAATGACTGA
- a CDS encoding class I SAM-dependent methyltransferase yields MKYFFNKLFTKNKKSNYNANLINVQNREAWLEKTLKEIPHGEKILDAGAGELQYKKFCSHLNYVSQDFGQYKGTGNNCGLQTQTWNNDKIDIISDITNIPVADNSFDAILCIEVLEHVPAPISAIKEFSRILKKNGKLIITAPFASLTHFAPYHYYSGFNKYFFEKYLQENSLSIIEILPNGNYFDFLNQELSLRIPNKYSELKLSKKEKNSLKTVMNLLYKLSMTDKGSSDLLCFGFNIKAVKI; encoded by the coding sequence ATGAAATATTTTTTTAATAAATTATTTACTAAAAACAAAAAAAGTAATTATAACGCAAATTTAATTAATGTTCAAAACAGAGAAGCATGGCTTGAAAAAACATTAAAAGAAATTCCTCATGGAGAAAAAATATTAGATGCCGGTGCCGGAGAACTGCAATATAAAAAATTTTGTTCCCATCTAAACTATGTTTCGCAAGATTTCGGGCAATATAAAGGTACGGGCAATAATTGCGGCTTGCAAACACAAACATGGAATAATGATAAAATCGATATAATATCCGATATCACAAATATTCCTGTTGCTGACAATTCATTTGATGCTATTTTGTGTATTGAAGTTTTAGAACATGTTCCCGCTCCCATTTCAGCTATTAAAGAATTCTCAAGAATATTGAAAAAAAATGGAAAACTAATTATAACCGCACCATTTGCAAGTTTAACACACTTCGCTCCTTATCACTATTATTCGGGATTTAATAAATATTTTTTCGAAAAATATTTACAGGAAAATTCACTATCAATAATTGAAATTTTACCAAATGGAAACTATTTCGATTTTTTGAATCAGGAATTATCATTAAGAATACCAAATAAATATTCTGAACTCAAACTATCAAAGAAAGAAAAAAATTCATTAAAAACAGTTATGAACCTTTTATATAAGTTAAGCATGACAGACAAAGGTTCTTCTGATTTATTATGTTTTGGTTTTAATATTAAAGCCGTAAAAATATGA
- a CDS encoding glycosyltransferase, with translation MTENIPDITVLMPVYNCEKYIKESVESILNQTFVNFEFLIINDASTDNTRNIISSYNDKRIILIDNNENIGLSKSLNKGIEIAKGKYIARMDADDISLPTRLEKQFYFLNNNIEYCLVAAKIIGINEKSKETSMWDNDNNNITYRDIYYFLPKANCIAHPTVLIRKEILIEYKYSEKPYFSQDWDLWLRLISDKKKIAKLDEVLLKYRVHNSSVSNFSENKNKGKKSIILRYNFLKNQFYKLKINTIFLKVSFFLLIEIKIFYLNKIKSIFKHAYNYFYSIIEYKIIKKIYY, from the coding sequence ATGACTGAAAATATTCCTGATATTACCGTTTTAATGCCTGTTTATAATTGCGAGAAATATATTAAAGAGTCCGTTGAAAGCATTCTAAACCAAACATTCGTTAATTTTGAATTTTTAATAATAAATGATGCTTCAACTGACAATACAAGAAACATTATTTCATCATACAATGACAAAAGAATTATTTTAATTGACAATAATGAAAATATAGGATTGTCAAAATCATTAAACAAAGGGATTGAAATAGCGAAAGGAAAATATATTGCCAGAATGGATGCAGATGATATTTCATTGCCCACAAGATTAGAAAAGCAATTTTATTTTTTAAATAATAATATTGAATATTGTCTTGTTGCTGCCAAAATAATTGGAATCAATGAAAAAAGTAAAGAAACAAGCATGTGGGATAATGATAATAACAATATTACATATCGTGATATTTATTATTTTTTGCCTAAAGCCAACTGTATAGCACATCCAACAGTTCTAATCAGAAAAGAGATATTGATTGAATACAAATATTCGGAAAAACCATATTTTTCGCAAGATTGGGATTTGTGGTTAAGATTAATATCCGATAAAAAGAAAATAGCAAAGCTCGATGAAGTTTTGCTCAAATACAGAGTTCACAATTCTTCTGTTTCTAATTTTAGTGAAAATAAAAACAAAGGAAAAAAAAGCATAATTTTGAGGTATAATTTTTTGAAGAATCAATTCTATAAATTAAAAATAAACACTATATTTTTAAAGGTTTCTTTCTTTTTATTAATTGAAATAAAAATATTTTACCTGAATAAAATTAAAAGTATTTTTAAACATGCATACAATTATTTTTATTCAATAATTGAGTATAAAATAATAAAAAAAATATATTATTAA